In Salarias fasciatus chromosome 2, fSalaFa1.1, whole genome shotgun sequence, one genomic interval encodes:
- the matr3l1.1 gene encoding matrin 3-like 1.1 isoform X3 — protein sequence MSHNYPYRFPPSQTDTRPHRGTSDPKDSRQPSGSAYIPLQDSYCPSYSSPTSSSSSRSSVVPQDNVLNLLSSCGLEPEDLARLAELPEDALTVESLPHILQQMKGKKGVVKPCPSPSAAASSSSTASFHSSSTSQPAVDWEQLRSQPVQYPLISSTRLPSEKGQEYWGPPRTSSSVRTDPPSSSLSSSGYMVDTDIRSGPPNYGKTDPVPSFSAGAQRPGSSHISDSGPAVLQAPAHYPPHLLPQPINKHGRHRQNTGDSSSRISQPSFSSSSSSSSSSSTTTIPSMKQAQDFHGTLPLLFPYACSLCDITVLSEKVWIQHINSTQHADGQLKLLQEFPKWDCRIPTGNRDDDQSQSQKKKRNPAPAAHTAKQSRAAAQSNNASQKKMPDKGKVVCVKFPPQSVDEAYLRKLIEPFGKIVKILMFPSLAFVELGSDDQAKDLVKFHVNYPPTVNGSQIEFSISSTFNFLQSAQVVSFTPVPAGADGRSDLISIVKRFGVPLYTLFLPSKAFVEMTTLSEAQKLVDYYSSNVLRISDASIKVSFSVEYRSLARVSSAKKYEEPPPPRPTKRARSRTRSRSRDRRTRTRSKSRERRTRSRSTDRFNREKRTRSRSRSREEPQRYKQNRTRSRSRDRFNRERRTRSRSRDRFNRERRTRSRTRSRSKSRSKDKTISSSKTETKSGSKAASVQRKKTDEPAPVGESKPEPADSVLKEEEEEEEEDDEGMSVDDSDIEGMEVIGGEVEDEDAEEEEEEEEEEKEEAEEPNSPAEKSQSPEHDETKKKEGEEPDAQEETEAEEEKVEPQEASESQLEEEDEEKEEEEAFPVDLENCITLDELGEDDCAESGEEAPAGQESPPASSRVVYISDLPLRFYSDADFLGVVRGFGTAVRYLLIRRRREGFVEMSTPSEASKAARELSSRPTFLNKSRLKVLVSHKYKRLTNGWTVEPEENSERRSSRRTRRRKTSKTPDRESRREPAGRKSPEQEARNALEEEPASREKTDLKETPEETQTQSPQEETQRRPESPQEETHPRTESPQEETERRTESPQEETHPRTESPQEETHPRTKSPQEETQRSTKSPQQETQRRTESPQETRTESPQEETQQRTESPQEETRQRTEILQEETKIPEEEVPQINGTPEAEMKGGGGLGSQSGKEESESQTELTSAENPAEAEKKDDCKENEEKTLDQELPDGLKDAELKSAQAEGEEDSNAAQKPSKPIGTEFVRPVVGYFCNLCQLIYADEDEAKQEHCRTPEHYRRYQEKTGKDPWAS from the exons ATGTCTCACAACTACCCGTACAGATTCCCGCCATCTCAAACTGACACGAGGCCCCATCGTGGAACCAGTGACCCCAAAGATTCCCGCCAACCCTCAGGGAGCGCTTATATACCGCTTCAGGACTCGTACTGCCCATCATACTCGTCCCCGACATCCTCTTCCTCGTCCAGGAGCTCGGTCGTGCCGCAGGACAACGTCCTGAACCTCCTGAGCAGCTGCGGCCTGGAGCCTGAGGATCTGGCTCGACTCGCCGAGCTGCCCGAAGACGCTCTGACTGTCGAGTCGCTCCCACACATCCTCCAACAGATGAAGGGGAAGAAAGGGGTGGTCAAACcttgcccctccccctccgccgccgcctcctcctcctccaccgcctccttCCATTCCAGCTCTACCAGCCAGCCGGCTGTAGACTGGGAGCAGCTCCGCAGCCAGCCGGTTCAGTACCCGCTCATCTCTTCCACCCGCCTCCCATCTGAGAAGGGCCAGGAGTACTGGGGGCCTCCCAGGACCAGCAGCTCTGTCAGGACAGACCCTCCATCATCTTCATTGTCCTCATCAGGATACATGGTGGACACGGACATTAGATCAGGCCCCCCTAACTATGGTAAGACTGATCCAGTCCCATCTTTCAGCGCAGGAGCACAAAGACCCGGTTCGTCTCATATCTCTGATTCCGGACCAGCTGTTCTTCAGGCACCTGCCCATTatcctcctcatcttcttcCACAACCTATTAACAAACATGGCAGGCATCGCCAGAATACCGGGGACTCTTCCAGCAGGATCAGCCagccctccttctcctcctcctcttcctcctcctcctcctcctccaccaccaccatcccCTCCATGAAACAAGCTCAGGACTTCCACGGGACGCTCCCATTGTTATTCCCGTACGCGTGCTCTCTGTGTGATATCACTGTCCTGTCGGAGAAG GTTTGGATTCAGCACATCAACAGCACGCAGCATGCAGACGGACAGctcaagctgctgcagga GTTTCCAAAGTGGGACTGTCGGATTCCGACGGGCAACAG GGATgatgaccaatcacagagccagaagaagaaaagaaaccccGCCCCCGCCGCACACACAGCCAAGCAGAGTCGAG CTGCGGCTCAGTCCAACAACGCTTCCCAGAAGAAG ATGCCTGATAAAGGgaaggtggtgtgtgtgaagtttcCTCCTCAGTCTGTGGATGAGGCGTATCTGCGGAAACTGATCGAACCGTTCGGGAAGATTGTGAAGATCCTCATGTTTCCTTCCTTA GCGTTTGTGGAGCTGGGATCCGACGATCAGGCCAAAGACCTGGTCAAGTTTCACGTCAACTATCCCCCAACTGTGAACGGATCGCAGATCGAGTTCAGCATCTCCAGCACGTTCAACTTCCTCCAG AGTGCTCAGGTGGTGAGTTTCACTCCGGTGCCTGCAGGAGCGGACGGACGCTCGGACCTGATCAGCATCGTGAAACGCTTCGGCGTGCCGCTCTACACGCTGTTCCTGCCCTCCAAG GCGTTCGTGGAGATGACGACCCTCAGTGAGGCTCAGAAGCTGGTGGATTACTATTCGTCCAACGTGCTGAGGATCAGCGACGCCTCCATCAAAGTGTCCTTCTCCGTGGAATACAGGAGCCTGGC GCGGGTCTCATCAGCCAAGAAATACGAAGAACCACCACCGCCCAGACCCACCAAGAGGGCGAGGAGCAGgaccagatccaggtccagagACAGAAGGACCAGAACACGGTCCAAgtccagagagagaaggaccaggtccagatccaCAGACAGGTTcaacagagagaaaaggaccagaagcaggtccaggtccagagaggAACCCCAAAGatataaacaaaacagaacccggtccaggtccagagacaGGTtcaacagagagagaaggaccaggtccaggtccagagacaGGTtcaacagagagagaaggaccaggtccaggaccagatCAAGGTCTAAATCCAGGTCCAAGGATAAAACCATCAGCTCATCCAAGACAGAGACCAAGTCCGGATCCAAAGCAGCCtctgtgcaaagaaaaaaaactg ATGAACCAGCCCCCGTTGGAGAATCCAAGCCTGAACCCGCCGACAGCGTGttgaaggaagaggaggaggaggaggaggaggatgatgaagg GATGTCTGTTGACGACAGCGACATCGAGGGCATGGAGGTGATcgggggggaggtggaggatgaagacgccgaagaggaggaggaggaagaggaggaggagaaggaggaggctgaggaacCAAATAGTCCGGCTGAGAAAAGTCAGTCTCCTGAGCACG ACGAGAcgaagaagaaggagggagaagagcCTGACGCTCAGGAGGAAactgaggcagaggaggagaaagtagAACCGCAGGAGGCGTCAGAGAGTCAGCTGGAGGAG gaggatgaggagaaggaagaggaggaggcctTCCCGGTGGATCTGGAGAACTGCATCACTCTGGACGAGCTGGGGGAGGACGACTGCGCCGAGTCAG GTGAAGAAGCTCCGGCGGGCCAGGAG TCTCCGCCGGCCTCCAGCAGAGTCGTCTACATCAGCGACCTGCCGCTGAGGTTCTACTCTGATGCAGACTTCCTGGGCGTGGTGCGAGGGTTTGGGACGGCGGTGCGTTACCTGCTGATCCGCAGACGGCGAGAG ggttTCGTGGAGATGTCGACTCCTTCAGAGGCCAGTAAAGCTGCCAGAGAGCTCAGCTCCAGACCCACCTTTCTCAACAAGTCCAGACTCAAAGTCCTCGTCTCCCACAAATATAAGAGACTGACCAACGG ATGGACTgtggaaccagaggagaacagcgagaggaggagcagcaggaggacgaggaggaggaagacgtccAAGACCCCGGACAGGGAGTCCAGGAGGGAACCGGCAGGGAGGAAGAGTCCAGAACAGGAGGCCAGGAACGCTTTGGAGGAAGAACCTGCTTCCAGAGAGAAGACAGACCTCAAAGAAACCCCAGAGGAGACGCAAACCCAGAGTCCTCAAGAGGAGACACAACGAAGACCCGAGAGTCCTCAAGAGGAGACACATCCGAGAACCGAGAGTCCTCAAGAGGAGACAGAACGAAGAACCGAGAGTCCTCAAGAGGAGACACATCCGAGAA CCGAGAGTCCTCAAGAGGAGACACATCCGAGAACCAAGAGTCCTCAAGAGGAGACACAACGAAGCACCAAGAGTCCTCAACAGGAGACACAACGAAGAACCGAGAGTCCTCAAGAGACACGAACCGAGAGTCCTCAAGAGGAGACACAACAGAGAACCGAGAGTCCTCAAGAGGAGACACGACAACGAACTGAGATTCTTCAAGAGGAGACAAAGATTCCTGAAGAGGAGGTGCCACAAATAAACGGCACTCCTGAAGCAGagatgaaaggaggaggaggtctggggtCCCAGAGCGGGAAAGAGGAGTCTGAGTCTCAAACTGAACTGACATCAGCAGAAAATCCTGCTGAAGCTGAAAAGAAAGATGAttgtaaagaaaatgaagaaaaaacctTGGATCAAGAGCTGCCAGACGGTTTAAAGGACGCAGAATTAAAGTCGGCTCAAGCAGAAGGTGAAGAG GACTCGAATGCAGCTCAGAAACCCTCCAAACCCATTG gtactGAGTTTGTGCGTCCGGTCGTTGGATACTTCTGCAACCTCTGCCAGCTGATCTACGCCGACGAGGACGAGGCCAAACAGGAGCACTGCCGCACGCCGGAGCACTACCGCCGCTACCAG GAGAAGACGGGGAAAGACCCGTGGgcgagctga
- the matr3l1.1 gene encoding matrin 3-like 1.1 isoform X1: MSHNYPYRFPPSQTDTRPHRGTSDPKDSRQPSGSAYIPLQDSYCPSYSSPTSSSSSRSSVVPQDNVLNLLSSCGLEPEDLARLAELPEDALTVESLPHILQQMKGKKGVVKPCPSPSAAASSSSTASFHSSSTSQPAVDWEQLRSQPVQYPLISSTRLPSEKGQEYWGPPRTSSSVRTDPPSSSLSSSGYMVDTDIRSGPPNYGKTDPVPSFSAGAQRPGSSHISDSGPAVLQAPAHYPPHLLPQPINKHGRHRQNTGDSSSRISQPSFSSSSSSSSSSSTTTIPSMKQAQDFHGTLPLLFPYACSLCDITVLSEKVWIQHINSTQHADGQLKLLQEFPKWDCRIPTGNRDDDQSQSQKKKRNPAPAAHTAKQSRAAAQSNNASQKKMPDKGKVVCVKFPPQSVDEAYLRKLIEPFGKIVKILMFPSLAFVELGSDDQAKDLVKFHVNYPPTVNGSQIEFSISSTFNFLQSAQVVSFTPVPAGADGRSDLISIVKRFGVPLYTLFLPSKAFVEMTTLSEAQKLVDYYSSNVLRISDASIKVSFSVEYRSLARVSSAKKYEEPPPPRPTKRARSRTRSRSRDRRTRTRSKSRERRTRSRSTDRFNREKRTRSRSRSREEPQRYKQNRTRSRSRDRFNRERRTRSRSRDRFNRERRTRSRTRSRSKSRSKDKTISSSKTETKSGSKAASVQRKKTDEPAPVGESKPEPADSVLKEEEEEEEEDDEGMSVDDSDIEGMEVIGGEVEDEDAEEEEEEEEEEKEEAEEPNSPAEKSQSPEHDETKKKEGEEPDAQEETEAEEEKVEPQEASESQLEEEDEEKEEEEAFPVDLENCITLDELGEDDCAESGEEAPAGQESPPASSRVVYISDLPLRFYSDADFLGVVRGFGTAVRYLLIRRRREGFVEMSTPSEASKAARELSSRPTFLNKSRLKVLVSHKYKRLTNGWTVEPEENSERRSSRRTRRRKTSKTPDRESRREPAGRKSPEQEARNALEEEPASREKTDLKETPEETQTQSPQEETQRRPESPQEETHPRTESPQEETERRTESPQEETHPRTKSPQEETQRSTKSPQQETQRRTESPQETRTESPQEETQRRPESPQEETHPRTKSPQEETQRSTKSPQQETQRRTESPQETRTESPQEETQQRTESPQEETRQRTEILQEETKIPEEEVPQINGTPEAEMKGGGGLGSQSGKEESESQTELTSAENPAEAEKKDDCKENEEKTLDQELPDGLKDAELKSAQAEGEEDSNAAQKPSKPIGTEFVRPVVGYFCNLCQLIYADEDEAKQEHCRTPEHYRRYQEKTGKDPWAS; this comes from the exons ATGTCTCACAACTACCCGTACAGATTCCCGCCATCTCAAACTGACACGAGGCCCCATCGTGGAACCAGTGACCCCAAAGATTCCCGCCAACCCTCAGGGAGCGCTTATATACCGCTTCAGGACTCGTACTGCCCATCATACTCGTCCCCGACATCCTCTTCCTCGTCCAGGAGCTCGGTCGTGCCGCAGGACAACGTCCTGAACCTCCTGAGCAGCTGCGGCCTGGAGCCTGAGGATCTGGCTCGACTCGCCGAGCTGCCCGAAGACGCTCTGACTGTCGAGTCGCTCCCACACATCCTCCAACAGATGAAGGGGAAGAAAGGGGTGGTCAAACcttgcccctccccctccgccgccgcctcctcctcctccaccgcctccttCCATTCCAGCTCTACCAGCCAGCCGGCTGTAGACTGGGAGCAGCTCCGCAGCCAGCCGGTTCAGTACCCGCTCATCTCTTCCACCCGCCTCCCATCTGAGAAGGGCCAGGAGTACTGGGGGCCTCCCAGGACCAGCAGCTCTGTCAGGACAGACCCTCCATCATCTTCATTGTCCTCATCAGGATACATGGTGGACACGGACATTAGATCAGGCCCCCCTAACTATGGTAAGACTGATCCAGTCCCATCTTTCAGCGCAGGAGCACAAAGACCCGGTTCGTCTCATATCTCTGATTCCGGACCAGCTGTTCTTCAGGCACCTGCCCATTatcctcctcatcttcttcCACAACCTATTAACAAACATGGCAGGCATCGCCAGAATACCGGGGACTCTTCCAGCAGGATCAGCCagccctccttctcctcctcctcttcctcctcctcctcctcctccaccaccaccatcccCTCCATGAAACAAGCTCAGGACTTCCACGGGACGCTCCCATTGTTATTCCCGTACGCGTGCTCTCTGTGTGATATCACTGTCCTGTCGGAGAAG GTTTGGATTCAGCACATCAACAGCACGCAGCATGCAGACGGACAGctcaagctgctgcagga GTTTCCAAAGTGGGACTGTCGGATTCCGACGGGCAACAG GGATgatgaccaatcacagagccagaagaagaaaagaaaccccGCCCCCGCCGCACACACAGCCAAGCAGAGTCGAG CTGCGGCTCAGTCCAACAACGCTTCCCAGAAGAAG ATGCCTGATAAAGGgaaggtggtgtgtgtgaagtttcCTCCTCAGTCTGTGGATGAGGCGTATCTGCGGAAACTGATCGAACCGTTCGGGAAGATTGTGAAGATCCTCATGTTTCCTTCCTTA GCGTTTGTGGAGCTGGGATCCGACGATCAGGCCAAAGACCTGGTCAAGTTTCACGTCAACTATCCCCCAACTGTGAACGGATCGCAGATCGAGTTCAGCATCTCCAGCACGTTCAACTTCCTCCAG AGTGCTCAGGTGGTGAGTTTCACTCCGGTGCCTGCAGGAGCGGACGGACGCTCGGACCTGATCAGCATCGTGAAACGCTTCGGCGTGCCGCTCTACACGCTGTTCCTGCCCTCCAAG GCGTTCGTGGAGATGACGACCCTCAGTGAGGCTCAGAAGCTGGTGGATTACTATTCGTCCAACGTGCTGAGGATCAGCGACGCCTCCATCAAAGTGTCCTTCTCCGTGGAATACAGGAGCCTGGC GCGGGTCTCATCAGCCAAGAAATACGAAGAACCACCACCGCCCAGACCCACCAAGAGGGCGAGGAGCAGgaccagatccaggtccagagACAGAAGGACCAGAACACGGTCCAAgtccagagagagaaggaccaggtccagatccaCAGACAGGTTcaacagagagaaaaggaccagaagcaggtccaggtccagagaggAACCCCAAAGatataaacaaaacagaacccggtccaggtccagagacaGGTtcaacagagagagaaggaccaggtccaggtccagagacaGGTtcaacagagagagaaggaccaggtccaggaccagatCAAGGTCTAAATCCAGGTCCAAGGATAAAACCATCAGCTCATCCAAGACAGAGACCAAGTCCGGATCCAAAGCAGCCtctgtgcaaagaaaaaaaactg ATGAACCAGCCCCCGTTGGAGAATCCAAGCCTGAACCCGCCGACAGCGTGttgaaggaagaggaggaggaggaggaggaggatgatgaagg GATGTCTGTTGACGACAGCGACATCGAGGGCATGGAGGTGATcgggggggaggtggaggatgaagacgccgaagaggaggaggaggaagaggaggaggagaaggaggaggctgaggaacCAAATAGTCCGGCTGAGAAAAGTCAGTCTCCTGAGCACG ACGAGAcgaagaagaaggagggagaagagcCTGACGCTCAGGAGGAAactgaggcagaggaggagaaagtagAACCGCAGGAGGCGTCAGAGAGTCAGCTGGAGGAG gaggatgaggagaaggaagaggaggaggcctTCCCGGTGGATCTGGAGAACTGCATCACTCTGGACGAGCTGGGGGAGGACGACTGCGCCGAGTCAG GTGAAGAAGCTCCGGCGGGCCAGGAG TCTCCGCCGGCCTCCAGCAGAGTCGTCTACATCAGCGACCTGCCGCTGAGGTTCTACTCTGATGCAGACTTCCTGGGCGTGGTGCGAGGGTTTGGGACGGCGGTGCGTTACCTGCTGATCCGCAGACGGCGAGAG ggttTCGTGGAGATGTCGACTCCTTCAGAGGCCAGTAAAGCTGCCAGAGAGCTCAGCTCCAGACCCACCTTTCTCAACAAGTCCAGACTCAAAGTCCTCGTCTCCCACAAATATAAGAGACTGACCAACGG ATGGACTgtggaaccagaggagaacagcgagaggaggagcagcaggaggacgaggaggaggaagacgtccAAGACCCCGGACAGGGAGTCCAGGAGGGAACCGGCAGGGAGGAAGAGTCCAGAACAGGAGGCCAGGAACGCTTTGGAGGAAGAACCTGCTTCCAGAGAGAAGACAGACCTCAAAGAAACCCCAGAGGAGACGCAAACCCAGAGTCCTCAAGAGGAGACACAACGAAGACCCGAGAGTCCTCAAGAGGAGACACATCCGAGAACCGAGAGTCCTCAAGAGGAGACAGAACGAAGAACCGAGAGTCCTCAAGAGGAGACACATCCGAGAACCAAGAGTCCTCAAGAGGAGACACAACGAAGCACCAAGAGTCCTCAACAGGAGACACAACGAAGAACCGAGAGTCCTCAAGAGACACGAACCGAGAGTCCTCAAGAGGAGACACAACGAAGACCCGAGAGTCCTCAAGAGGAGACACATCCGAGAACCAAGAGTCCTCAAGAGGAGACACAACGAAGCACCAAGAGTCCTCAACAGGAGACACAACGAAGAACCGAGAGTCCTCAAGAGACACGAACCGAGAGTCCTCAAGAGGAGACACAACAGAGAACCGAGAGTCCTCAAGAGGAGACACGACAACGAACTGAGATTCTTCAAGAGGAGACAAAGATTCCTGAAGAGGAGGTGCCACAAATAAACGGCACTCCTGAAGCAGagatgaaaggaggaggaggtctggggtCCCAGAGCGGGAAAGAGGAGTCTGAGTCTCAAACTGAACTGACATCAGCAGAAAATCCTGCTGAAGCTGAAAAGAAAGATGAttgtaaagaaaatgaagaaaaaacctTGGATCAAGAGCTGCCAGACGGTTTAAAGGACGCAGAATTAAAGTCGGCTCAAGCAGAAGGTGAAGAG GACTCGAATGCAGCTCAGAAACCCTCCAAACCCATTG gtactGAGTTTGTGCGTCCGGTCGTTGGATACTTCTGCAACCTCTGCCAGCTGATCTACGCCGACGAGGACGAGGCCAAACAGGAGCACTGCCGCACGCCGGAGCACTACCGCCGCTACCAG GAGAAGACGGGGAAAGACCCGTGGgcgagctga